A region from the Desulfovibrio sp. TomC genome encodes:
- the treY gene encoding malto-oligosyltrehalose synthase, producing the protein MIVAPLATYRLQLRPEFGFEQCRRIVPYLAALGITHIYASPIFKARAGSTHGYDVCDHQKLNPELGTPEAFEQLMAECKQQGLGWIQDIVPNHMAVSGDNDMLVDLLENGESSRYYHFFDIEWNHPYKSMAGRMLAPFLGVYYSQALENGEIQIRFGEDGFSVHYYDIKFPLRIDSYGKILTYNLRSLRDSIGLENIDYIKILGILYNIKAVTGEKRESEYYTQIFFIKRLLFEMYQSSPSLHQFIDANVRIFNGQGNDGEGDRFALLDDLLSEQFYRLSFWKVAGEEINYRRFFSINNLISLRIEDEKVFSHTHKLILQYLHDQTFSGLRVDHIDGLYDPSLYLQRLRGQAPDAYIVVEKILMRHESLPAFWPVQGTTGYDFMALACNLFVHADQETAFQKAYAGYAGIRQSLDAILAEKKKNIIKRHMAGDVDNLARLVKTLSSMDRQGIDITMAALKQAIAGLLVQFPIYRTYLSHEAFRPLDLSYIRAAIRQTRRANPDLDFELDFLERFLLLEFGETLVAAGKREWTNFAMRFQQVTAPLMAKAMEDSTFYVMNRLLCLNEVGSDPGRFGLTAEKWHAAIQKRMESWPATMNASATHDTKRGEDARLRLAALSEMPQEWTETLKVLRQATGGKRGRGQTSQAPDRNEEYFLYQTLLAHLPFDETERASFPQRLRAYLIKAMREAKERSNWLSPDEQGEQAYGDFAEALLKPGPGNVFPGRCEPLLKRVAQVGMVNSLSQTLLKIAAPGVPDFYQGTELWDFSMVDPDNRRPVDYSRRQKVFKEINGAFEADSKKLAHQLIEHPEDGRIKLFLIWRGLQTRQDFAELFRKGDYRPLAFTGVRREMAFGFARRLGGDMVLIVIPRLFAKAVGEEAHFPLGAFWEDTALLSPEPRLFTDVFTGRELPAESALYLTEIFRDLPFALLVSRIAEPTAPA; encoded by the coding sequence ATGATCGTCGCCCCCCTGGCCACTTACCGACTCCAACTGCGCCCGGAATTCGGTTTCGAGCAGTGCCGGCGGATCGTGCCCTATCTGGCGGCGCTCGGCATTACCCACATCTACGCCTCCCCCATCTTCAAGGCCCGGGCGGGCTCCACCCACGGCTACGACGTCTGCGATCATCAAAAACTGAATCCCGAACTGGGCACGCCTGAAGCGTTCGAACAGCTCATGGCCGAATGCAAGCAGCAGGGACTGGGCTGGATCCAGGACATCGTGCCCAACCACATGGCCGTATCCGGCGACAATGACATGCTGGTGGACCTTCTGGAAAACGGGGAATCTTCACGGTATTATCATTTCTTCGATATCGAATGGAACCACCCCTACAAAAGCATGGCTGGGCGGATGCTGGCCCCCTTTTTGGGCGTCTACTACAGCCAAGCCCTGGAAAATGGCGAGATACAGATACGCTTTGGCGAGGACGGTTTCAGCGTCCACTATTATGATATCAAGTTTCCCTTGCGCATCGATTCCTACGGAAAGATACTCACCTACAACCTGAGATCCCTGCGGGACAGCATTGGCCTGGAGAACATTGATTATATAAAAATTCTTGGCATCTTGTACAACATAAAAGCCGTGACCGGAGAAAAACGGGAGTCCGAGTATTATACCCAGATTTTTTTTATCAAGCGCCTTCTCTTTGAGATGTATCAGTCGAGCCCATCGCTGCATCAGTTCATCGACGCCAACGTCAGAATATTCAACGGCCAGGGCAACGACGGGGAAGGCGATCGCTTCGCCCTGCTCGACGATCTGCTCTCCGAACAGTTCTACCGGCTTTCCTTCTGGAAAGTGGCTGGAGAGGAGATCAACTACCGGCGTTTTTTCAGCATCAACAACCTCATCTCCTTGCGCATCGAGGATGAAAAGGTTTTCAGCCACACCCACAAGCTCATCTTGCAATACCTTCACGATCAGACTTTCTCCGGCCTGCGGGTGGACCACATCGACGGCCTCTATGATCCCTCGCTCTACCTGCAGCGACTGCGGGGGCAAGCTCCAGACGCCTATATCGTGGTGGAAAAAATCCTCATGCGCCATGAATCGCTGCCGGCTTTTTGGCCGGTCCAGGGAACCACGGGCTACGATTTCATGGCTCTGGCCTGCAACCTGTTCGTCCATGCCGACCAGGAAACGGCCTTCCAGAAGGCCTACGCCGGGTACGCCGGAATACGACAGTCCCTGGATGCGATCCTGGCTGAGAAGAAAAAGAACATCATCAAGCGGCACATGGCCGGGGACGTGGACAATCTGGCCCGGCTGGTCAAAACGCTTTCCAGTATGGACCGGCAAGGCATCGACATCACCATGGCGGCGCTCAAGCAGGCCATCGCCGGTCTTCTCGTCCAATTCCCCATCTACAGGACCTACCTCAGCCACGAGGCCTTCCGGCCGCTCGACCTGTCCTACATCCGGGCCGCGATCCGCCAGACCCGCCGGGCCAACCCGGACCTGGATTTCGAACTGGACTTCCTGGAGCGCTTCCTCTTGCTGGAATTCGGCGAAACACTCGTGGCCGCGGGCAAGCGGGAATGGACCAATTTTGCCATGCGCTTTCAGCAGGTGACCGCCCCACTCATGGCCAAGGCCATGGAGGACTCCACCTTCTACGTCATGAACCGGCTGCTCTGTTTAAATGAGGTCGGCAGCGATCCCGGCCGATTCGGCCTGACCGCCGAGAAATGGCATGCAGCCATCCAGAAACGCATGGAGTCCTGGCCCGCGACGATGAACGCCTCGGCCACCCACGACACCAAGCGGGGGGAGGACGCCCGTTTGCGCTTGGCCGCCCTCTCGGAGATGCCGCAGGAATGGACCGAGACCTTGAAGGTTCTGCGCCAGGCGACCGGAGGGAAACGAGGAAGGGGCCAAACCTCCCAGGCCCCGGACCGCAACGAGGAGTACTTTCTCTACCAGACCTTGCTGGCCCACCTGCCCTTTGACGAGACGGAGCGGGCTTCCTTTCCGCAGCGGCTTCGCGCCTATCTGATCAAGGCCATGCGGGAAGCCAAGGAGCGCTCCAATTGGCTGAGTCCCGACGAGCAGGGCGAGCAAGCCTACGGCGACTTCGCCGAAGCCCTGCTCAAGCCGGGACCGGGCAACGTCTTCCCCGGCCGGTGCGAGCCATTGCTGAAAAGAGTTGCCCAGGTGGGCATGGTCAATTCCCTGTCCCAAACCCTCCTTAAAATCGCCGCTCCCGGCGTCCCGGATTTCTACCAGGGCACGGAGTTGTGGGACTTCTCCATGGTGGACCCGGACAACCGCCGGCCAGTGGATTACAGCCGGCGACAAAAGGTCTTCAAGGAAATCAATGGGGCCTTCGAGGCTGACAGCAAAAAACTCGCGCACCAGCTTATTGAGCATCCCGAGGACGGCCGCATCAAGCTGTTCCTGATCTGGCGAGGTCTGCAAACCCGCCAGGACTTTGCTGAACTCTTCCGCAAAGGGGACTACCGGCCGCTGGCGTTTACGGGCGTGCGACGAGAGATGGCCTTCGGTTTCGCCAGGAGGCTGGGCGGGGACATGGTCCTGATCGTGATCCCCAGGCTGTTCGCCAAGGCTGTCGGCGAGGAAGCCCATTTTCCCCTGGGGGCGTTCTGGGAGGACACGGCCCTGCTTTCACCGGAGCCGAGGCTATTCACCGACGTGTTCACCGGCCGGGAGCTGCCTGCCGAGAGCGCTCTCTATCTCACTGAGATTTTCCGTGATCTTCCATTTGCGCTCCTGGTTTCCCGGATTGCGGAGCCGACGGCTCCAGCCTGA
- the treZ gene encoding malto-oligosyltrehalose trehalohydrolase — MGIDTLIPGPRPLPEVGHRKIGPDTYRFCLWAPRADTVELERIAPLTGKERSRLDPGGEAGWETPWTVTGRLAMARLGDGYWLAEDNGLALGDLYRFRLDGERSRPDPASPHQPHGVHGPSALVDHGSHQWRDAGFTPPALSELILYEMHVGVFTPEGTLSAAGQRLDDVAALGVTAVQVMPVGQFPGRRNWGYDSVYPFSVHHAYGGPEGLKLFVDACHARGLAVVLDVVYNHLGPEGNYLRDFGPYFTTSHKTPWGDALNYDGPDSDHVRHFFFHSVLHWLDHYHVDGFRLDATHAIFDQSPRPFLGELAELARRYAARHGHRPYLFAESNLNDPRLVLPPGRGGLGLSGIYNEDFHHGAHAWLTGERHGYYADYGRMKHLAAAATQGFAYSGQYSAYHRRGHGADSARLPACALTVFLQNHDQTGNRAHGERLATLVGFEANKAAAGLLLLGPFLPLLFMGEEYGEDHPFLYFISHHDPDLIQAVRTGRLEEFAGLGDGRLPPPDPQDERTFQHSKLHWEKRTTGQHGLLRDWYEELIRQRKRLGLTQAGNGHPRALWADEQGLLVLEGTYGALLLVCLFNLSAAPLRVATDRLGLEVCPGRASAHAQPAGSDPTGAVGREAPAGIWHRLLDSSEVRWGGPGATMPQVLLGEALLPPWSMAAYVRKEFRP, encoded by the coding sequence ATGGGAATCGACACACTCATCCCGGGGCCGCGACCCCTGCCGGAGGTCGGCCATCGAAAAATCGGCCCCGATACCTACCGGTTTTGCCTGTGGGCCCCGCGGGCCGATACGGTCGAACTGGAGCGCATCGCGCCTTTGACTGGGAAGGAACGGTCCCGCTTGGACCCAGGCGGGGAAGCCGGCTGGGAAACGCCCTGGACTGTGACTGGGCGTCTGGCCATGGCCCGATTAGGGGACGGTTACTGGCTCGCTGAGGACAACGGGCTGGCCCTGGGGGATCTCTACCGTTTCCGTCTCGATGGGGAGCGCAGCCGGCCCGATCCGGCTTCCCCACATCAGCCCCATGGCGTCCACGGCCCGTCAGCCCTGGTGGACCACGGCTCCCACCAGTGGCGGGACGCCGGCTTCACGCCCCCGGCCCTGTCTGAACTGATCCTGTACGAGATGCATGTGGGCGTTTTCACCCCAGAGGGCACGTTGTCCGCGGCCGGGCAGCGCCTGGACGATGTGGCCGCCCTGGGCGTGACCGCCGTGCAGGTCATGCCCGTGGGGCAATTCCCGGGTAGGCGCAACTGGGGATACGACAGCGTGTATCCATTCTCCGTGCACCACGCTTACGGTGGTCCCGAAGGACTTAAGCTCTTCGTGGATGCCTGCCACGCCAGGGGACTGGCTGTGGTCCTGGACGTGGTCTACAACCACCTCGGACCGGAAGGAAACTACCTGCGTGACTTCGGCCCCTACTTTACCACCAGCCACAAGACACCTTGGGGCGATGCCCTCAACTACGACGGCCCGGACAGCGACCATGTCCGCCACTTCTTTTTCCATTCTGTCCTGCATTGGCTCGACCACTATCATGTGGACGGCTTCAGGCTGGACGCCACGCACGCCATTTTCGACCAGAGTCCCCGGCCCTTTCTAGGGGAATTAGCCGAACTGGCCAGGCGCTACGCCGCCCGTCATGGCCACCGGCCCTATTTGTTCGCCGAAAGCAATTTGAACGACCCCAGGTTGGTCCTGCCGCCGGGCCGTGGTGGGCTTGGCCTGTCGGGCATCTACAATGAGGATTTCCATCACGGTGCGCACGCTTGGCTCACCGGCGAACGGCACGGCTACTACGCGGATTACGGACGCATGAAGCACCTCGCTGCGGCCGCGACCCAGGGATTTGCCTACTCGGGCCAGTACTCCGCCTACCATCGCCGTGGGCATGGCGCGGATTCGGCTCGCCTGCCTGCCTGCGCCTTGACGGTATTTTTGCAGAATCACGACCAGACCGGCAACCGAGCCCACGGGGAACGCCTGGCCACCCTGGTCGGATTCGAAGCCAACAAGGCCGCAGCCGGCTTGCTGCTGCTTGGCCCGTTTCTCCCTCTGCTCTTTATGGGCGAAGAATACGGGGAGGACCACCCGTTCCTTTATTTCATCAGCCATCACGATCCCGACTTGATCCAGGCTGTGCGGACAGGACGGCTGGAGGAGTTCGCCGGACTGGGTGATGGCCGGCTCCCACCGCCCGATCCGCAGGACGAGCGGACCTTTCAGCATTCGAAGCTGCATTGGGAAAAACGGACCACCGGCCAGCATGGGCTGCTGCGCGACTGGTATGAGGAACTGATCCGCCAGCGCAAGCGCCTGGGCCTGACCCAGGCCGGAAACGGACATCCCCGAGCGCTTTGGGCCGATGAGCAAGGCCTGCTCGTTCTCGAAGGAACCTACGGCGCGCTGCTTCTGGTCTGCCTGTTTAACTTGTCCGCAGCGCCCCTGCGCGTGGCGACCGACCGGTTGGGCCTGGAGGTATGTCCCGGCAGGGCGTCCGCCCACGCCCAACCGGCCGGGTCCGATCCAACCGGCGCGGTCGGCCGGGAGGCCCCGGCCGGTATCTGGCATCGGCTGCTCGACTCGTCAGAGGTGCGTTGGGGCGGGCCGGGCGCGACCATGCCGCAGGTCCTTTTGGGCGAGGCACTTCTCCCCCCCTGGTCCATGGCTGCCTATGTCCGCAAGGAGTTTCGCCCATGA